A window of Verrucomicrobiota bacterium contains these coding sequences:
- a CDS encoding branched-chain amino acid ABC transporter permease, which yields MMMFSRTPSRDAAASAGLSPLRWRCGVITALLAIACVLPFVLSGYRLSQFSQVLIYAIAMLGLNLLTGFSGQISLGHGAFYAIGAYTTAILLDKGGLPYWAAVPIAGAICLATGFLFGLPSLRLEGPYLALATFALAVATPQLLKFGGFEPWTGGVQGVQIDAPEAPLGLPLNADRWVYYFCLLWAVALVIITRNLLAGRTGRALIAIRDHPLAAAAMGIDTALYKSLAFGISAMYTGIAGALNALLSGYVAPDSFPALLSIKLLVGSIVGGIASITGAFIGALFIEFTPNVAERVSKAAPDAIFGLCLIALMYLIPRGIVGIFDFIGLRFRQR from the coding sequence ATGATGATGTTCAGCCGGACGCCATCGCGAGACGCTGCGGCATCCGCCGGCCTGTCACCGCTAAGGTGGCGATGCGGCGTTATTACCGCGCTGCTGGCGATCGCCTGCGTCCTGCCGTTTGTGCTAAGCGGCTACCGCCTATCCCAATTTAGTCAGGTGCTCATCTACGCCATCGCCATGTTAGGGCTTAACCTCCTGACCGGCTTCAGCGGCCAGATTTCGTTGGGCCACGGCGCGTTTTATGCCATCGGCGCCTACACCACGGCGATCCTGCTCGATAAGGGCGGCCTTCCTTACTGGGCAGCCGTTCCCATCGCCGGTGCGATCTGCCTGGCGACAGGCTTTCTGTTCGGATTACCATCGCTGCGGCTCGAAGGTCCCTACCTCGCCCTTGCCACCTTTGCCCTTGCCGTGGCAACTCCCCAGCTCCTCAAATTCGGGGGGTTCGAGCCGTGGACCGGCGGCGTCCAGGGGGTCCAGATCGACGCTCCCGAGGCGCCCTTGGGGCTGCCGCTCAACGCCGACCGGTGGGTCTACTATTTCTGCCTGCTCTGGGCGGTCGCGCTGGTCATCATCACGCGCAACCTGCTGGCTGGGCGCACCGGCCGCGCGCTGATCGCCATCCGCGACCATCCCCTGGCCGCGGCAGCCATGGGCATCGACACCGCGCTCTACAAGTCCCTGGCCTTCGGCATCAGCGCCATGTACACCGGCATCGCCGGCGCGCTGAACGCCTTGCTGTCGGGCTACGTCGCGCCGGACAGCTTCCCCGCCCTCCTTTCGATCAAATTGCTGGTCGGCAGCATCGTGGGCGGGATCGCCTCGATCACGGGGGCCTTCATCGGGGCACTCTTTATCGAGTTCACGCCCAACGTCGCGGAGCGGGTGTCAAAGGCGGCGCCCGATGCCATTTTCGGCCTGTGCCTGATCGCATTGATGTATCTCATTCCGCGGGGTATTGTCGGCATTTTCGACTTCATCGGCCTCCGGTTTCGGCAGCGTTAG
- a CDS encoding branched-chain amino acid ABC transporter permease, with amino-acid sequence MQAFLHQVASGLANGGLYACVALALVMIYQATHFINFAQGEMAMCSTYLAWAMLEAGLPYWMAFGLTLAFSFIAGIAIERIIIRPVERGPALTIVAVSIGLLLILNSLAGWIFGYTIKRFPSPFPPIAWYGSRYLSSHEAGMIVVTLAVLLLVLLFFRCTPLGLAMRAAAQNPVSSRLVGIRVGWMLAFGWGLAGAIGAVAGIMAAPMIYLDPSMMSGILLYGFAAALLGGINNPWGAALGGFFVGVLENLAGAYLVGTELKLTLALAIIVGVLVFKPAGLFGRTLVTRV; translated from the coding sequence ATGCAAGCCTTCCTGCACCAAGTGGCGTCCGGCCTGGCCAACGGCGGCCTCTATGCATGCGTGGCCCTCGCGCTGGTGATGATCTACCAGGCCACTCACTTCATCAATTTCGCGCAGGGCGAAATGGCGATGTGCTCAACCTACCTCGCCTGGGCGATGCTCGAGGCCGGGTTGCCCTACTGGATGGCTTTCGGCCTTACGCTTGCCTTCTCCTTTATTGCGGGCATCGCCATCGAACGGATCATCATCCGGCCGGTGGAACGCGGGCCGGCACTGACCATCGTTGCCGTGTCCATCGGCCTGCTGCTTATCCTCAACAGTCTGGCCGGGTGGATCTTCGGTTACACGATCAAGCGCTTTCCGAGCCCGTTCCCGCCGATCGCGTGGTACGGCAGCAGATACCTGTCGTCCCACGAAGCGGGCATGATCGTGGTGACCTTGGCGGTCTTGCTGCTCGTCCTCCTGTTCTTCCGCTGTACGCCTCTGGGTCTCGCGATGCGGGCGGCGGCGCAGAACCCGGTATCCAGTCGCCTGGTTGGCATTCGCGTCGGCTGGATGCTGGCGTTCGGCTGGGGGCTGGCCGGTGCGATCGGCGCGGTGGCCGGCATCATGGCGGCGCCGATGATCTACCTGGACCCCAGCATGATGAGCGGCATCCTGCTGTACGGCTTCGCGGCCGCGCTGCTGGGCGGAATCAATAATCCATGGGGTGCCGCGCTGGGCGGCTTTTTTGTTGGCGTGCTGGAGAATCTCGCGGGCGCCTATCTCGTCGGCACCGAACTGAAACTCACGCTGGCCCTGGCGATCATCGTCGGCGTGCTGGTTTTCAAACCCGCCGGTCTCTTTGGCCGGACCCTGGTCACGCGAGTGTGA
- a CDS encoding ABC transporter ATP-binding protein, whose protein sequence is MTAILELRNVDAAYGPAQILSAVDLAVEECGITTLLGPNGAGKTTTLRAICNLMVRVSGEIRFAGERIDGKATEDIVRLGVAHVPDGRGTFLGLTVEENLRVGAYTRRDKGVAADFDRLYGHFPRLKERRRQQAGTLSGGEQQMLAIARAMMLRPKLLLLDEPSFGLAPLVVEEIFRILRAVNHDEGVSMLLVEQNATLALELAHHAYLIETGSIVMGGAATLIACDDAIRRTYLGY, encoded by the coding sequence GTGACGGCCATTCTCGAACTGCGCAACGTCGATGCCGCTTACGGGCCGGCGCAAATCCTGTCAGCCGTTGACCTGGCCGTGGAGGAATGCGGCATCACGACGCTGCTGGGCCCCAATGGTGCCGGCAAGACGACCACCCTTCGTGCCATCTGCAACCTGATGGTGCGCGTCTCCGGCGAGATCCGGTTCGCGGGCGAGCGGATCGACGGCAAGGCGACCGAAGACATCGTCCGCCTCGGCGTAGCCCATGTACCGGACGGTCGCGGCACATTCCTTGGGCTGACCGTCGAGGAGAATTTACGCGTCGGCGCCTACACGCGTCGCGACAAGGGGGTTGCAGCCGATTTCGACCGCCTCTACGGCCATTTCCCGCGTCTGAAGGAGCGGCGGCGGCAACAGGCCGGGACACTGTCCGGCGGCGAGCAGCAGATGCTGGCGATCGCGCGCGCGATGATGCTGCGGCCGAAGCTCCTGCTGCTCGACGAGCCGTCGTTTGGTCTGGCGCCGCTCGTCGTAGAGGAAATCTTCCGAATCCTGCGCGCCGTCAACCATGACGAAGGCGTTAGCATGTTGCTGGTCGAGCAGAACGCCACCCTCGCGCTCGAACTTGCTCATCACGCTTACCTGATCGAGACCGGAAGCATCGTCATGGGCGGCGCCGCGACCCTCATCGCCTGCGACGACGCCATACGCCGCACCTACCTCGGCTATTAA
- a CDS encoding ABC transporter ATP-binding protein, giving the protein MTADRVIAARRQKTGASTAADLWPLAAENRAPLLSISGLSVRFGGIVALDNVSFDVQAGRICGLIGPNGAGKTTLLNCLSRLYRAGTGTVDFAGEPLLQVPRHRVACLGIGRTFQNLALFETMSVRDNVLIGGHCRGRSGFVANALRLPPVRREERLLRERATGLLEMLELSAIADVPVSALPFCRRKRVELARALAGGPKLLLLDEPAAGLNHAELSELSQLIVNLRSRLGLTILLVEHHMSLVMRVSDQVVALDFGRKIADGTPAEVQKNRDVIRAYLGDKL; this is encoded by the coding sequence ATGACGGCTGACCGGGTGATCGCCGCGCGCCGGCAGAAGACCGGCGCGTCGACAGCCGCGGATCTATGGCCGCTGGCGGCGGAGAACCGCGCGCCGCTGCTCAGCATTAGCGGATTGTCGGTGCGTTTCGGCGGGATTGTGGCCCTCGACAACGTCTCGTTTGACGTCCAGGCCGGGCGGATCTGCGGCCTCATCGGCCCGAACGGCGCCGGTAAGACCACCCTCTTGAATTGCCTGAGCCGCCTTTACCGCGCCGGTACCGGCACCGTTGACTTTGCAGGCGAGCCGTTGTTGCAGGTGCCGCGCCATCGCGTTGCCTGCCTTGGGATCGGCCGGACGTTTCAGAACCTGGCCCTGTTTGAGACCATGTCGGTGCGCGACAACGTCCTGATCGGCGGGCATTGCCGTGGCCGCAGCGGGTTTGTCGCCAACGCGTTGCGCCTGCCGCCCGTGCGTCGTGAGGAACGGCTGCTGCGCGAGCGCGCCACGGGCCTGCTGGAGATGCTTGAACTGTCCGCCATCGCGGACGTACCGGTGAGCGCGCTTCCCTTCTGCAGACGCAAGCGCGTGGAACTCGCGCGCGCCCTCGCCGGCGGGCCGAAGCTGCTGCTGCTGGACGAACCGGCCGCTGGGCTCAACCATGCCGAGCTCAGCGAACTCAGCCAACTGATCGTCAACCTCCGCAGCCGCCTTGGCCTCACCATCCTGCTGGTCGAGCATCACATGAGCCTGGTGATGCGGGTCTCCGATCAGGTGGTGGCGCTCGACTTCGGCCGTAAGATCGCCGACGGTACGCCCGCCGAAGTGCAAAAAAATCGCGACGTCATCCGCGCCTACCTCGGGGATAAGCTGTGA
- the asnB gene encoding asparagine synthase (glutamine-hydrolyzing) translates to MRGIAAFFSSDKRISAERLKRATNRLHHRGPDSRGIWLSPDQRVGLGHARLSIIDLTTGDQPIANEDRRIHIVVNGEFYDFERQRRELEQRGHRFRTRSDSEIALHLYEEFGAHCVQQLRGEFAFVLWDEANQTLFAARDRFGIKPLYYAVHNGALLLASEIKALFVAGVPARWDHESFYHSATAPPLLDRTLFDGVYQLPPGHYLTATTNGMRILRYWEFSYPPADQSATDARDETAFVEEFAARFDEAVRLRMRADVPVGCYLSGGLDSCSVLGFAAQHSSSPIQAFTLTFDQAAYDEGEIAREMAARAGANFHPVPIRQSDIADHFADAIWHSETLCSNGHGVSKYLLSRAVRDAGYKVVYTGEGSDEILGGYVHFRVDMLEHGAQGQNPAEVRRLVQQLEAANSVSRGMLLPVGETGSLESVERLLGFVPTCLRLFAAGSRQRQTLFDADFSARFAGRESVRLFLDSLDVPAVLNGRDPLNKSLFVWAKSVLPNYILNLLGDRMEMAHSVEGRVPFLDHHVVECVCRAPVSLKIRGMTEKYLLREAAKPLITETVYRRQKHPFLSPPGTIVPTERFHQMMQDTLRGPALASLPFYDRKKIVALLDRLPAMPDSDRVGWDPVLMSVLSACVIQERFGLGSKAAGSEAFAVRSHPVMGIARERAHAARRYVSH, encoded by the coding sequence ATGCGCGGAATCGCAGCATTCTTCTCGAGCGACAAACGCATTTCAGCGGAGCGGCTGAAGCGCGCAACCAACCGCCTCCACCACCGCGGTCCGGACAGCCGGGGCATCTGGCTGTCCCCCGATCAGCGCGTTGGCCTTGGGCATGCGCGGCTCAGCATCATCGACCTCACGACCGGCGATCAGCCGATCGCGAACGAGGACCGGCGGATCCATATCGTTGTCAACGGCGAGTTTTACGACTTCGAGCGGCAGCGACGCGAACTGGAGCAGCGCGGACACCGGTTCCGAACCCGCTCGGACAGCGAGATCGCGTTGCACCTGTACGAGGAATTCGGCGCGCATTGCGTGCAGCAACTGCGCGGCGAGTTTGCGTTTGTATTATGGGACGAGGCGAACCAGACCCTGTTCGCCGCCCGCGACCGCTTCGGGATCAAGCCGCTCTACTACGCCGTCCACAACGGTGCGCTTTTGCTGGCTTCCGAAATCAAGGCCCTCTTCGTCGCCGGAGTGCCTGCGCGCTGGGACCATGAGTCTTTCTATCATAGCGCTACCGCCCCACCGCTGCTCGATCGCACGCTGTTCGACGGGGTGTACCAGTTGCCCCCCGGTCATTACCTCACGGCGACCACGAATGGAATGCGCATCCTGCGCTACTGGGAATTTAGTTACCCGCCCGCAGACCAGTCGGCGACGGACGCGCGGGACGAAACCGCCTTCGTCGAAGAGTTTGCCGCCCGGTTTGACGAAGCCGTGCGGTTGCGGATGCGCGCCGACGTGCCGGTCGGCTGTTACCTGAGCGGCGGACTTGACTCGTGCTCGGTGCTGGGTTTCGCCGCGCAGCATTCCAGCTCGCCGATCCAGGCGTTTACGCTCACGTTCGATCAGGCGGCGTACGACGAAGGCGAGATCGCCCGCGAGATGGCGGCGCGTGCCGGCGCAAACTTTCATCCCGTCCCGATCAGGCAGTCTGACATCGCAGACCATTTCGCCGACGCGATCTGGCACTCGGAGACGCTATGCAGCAACGGCCACGGCGTGTCAAAGTACCTGCTCAGCCGGGCGGTTCGTGACGCCGGTTACAAGGTGGTTTATACCGGCGAAGGCTCCGATGAAATCCTCGGCGGCTACGTCCATTTCCGCGTCGACATGCTTGAGCATGGCGCCCAAGGTCAGAACCCGGCGGAAGTCCGGCGGCTGGTGCAACAGCTCGAAGCGGCCAATAGCGTCTCGCGCGGAATGCTCTTGCCCGTCGGCGAAACCGGATCGCTGGAGAGCGTCGAGCGGTTGCTCGGCTTTGTGCCGACCTGCCTGCGGTTGTTCGCCGCGGGTAGCCGGCAACGGCAGACCCTCTTCGACGCTGACTTTAGCGCACGGTTTGCCGGACGCGAGAGCGTCCGCCTGTTCTTGGACAGCCTGGATGTGCCCGCCGTCTTGAACGGGCGCGACCCCCTCAACAAATCACTGTTCGTCTGGGCAAAATCGGTTTTGCCGAATTATATCCTGAATCTGCTCGGCGACCGGATGGAAATGGCGCACTCGGTCGAGGGCCGCGTGCCGTTCCTGGATCATCACGTCGTTGAGTGCGTTTGCCGGGCGCCGGTGTCGCTGAAAATCCGAGGCATGACCGAGAAATATTTGCTTCGCGAAGCGGCTAAGCCGCTGATCACCGAGACCGTGTACCGCCGGCAAAAGCATCCGTTTCTTTCGCCGCCCGGGACCATCGTTCCAACCGAACGATTCCATCAGATGATGCAGGACACACTCCGTGGTCCGGCCCTCGCGTCGCTGCCGTTTTACGATCGGAAGAAAATCGTCGCCCTGCTCGACCGGCTGCCCGCGATGCCGGATTCGGACCGTGTCGGGTGGGATCCGGTGTTGATGTCGGTACTCAGCGCGTGCGTTATCCAGGAGCGCTTCGGACTGGGTTCTAAGGCTGCCGGCAGTGAAGCCTTCGCCGTCCGTTCGCATCCGGTGATGGGGATCGCGCGGGAACGGGCCCACGCCGCCCGGCGCTACGTATCACATTGA
- a CDS encoding ABC transporter substrate-binding protein, with protein MAAKTSLLATVLFALTAAAPALASDTPGVTATEIKIGNTMPYSGPASAYSVIGRAEAAFFKMVNDQGGVAGRKINFISLDDGYSPPKTVEQVRRLVEEDQVALLFNTLGTPTNSAIYRYVNQKKVPHLFISSGADKWGDYQHFPWTMGFQPSFRVEARIYAKYVLREKPDAKIAILYQNDDLGKDYVAGTKDVLGDKFDPRVVTASYEVTDPTVDSQLTSLQASGADVLLVAATPKFAAQAIRKVHDLDWKPLFFLSNVSASVGAVIKPAGPENAIGIITAGYLKSPTDPAWKDDAGMNEWRDFMARYMPGADTSDDGYTFAYTVSMAMLQVLKQCEGNFTRENVMNQAANLHDLELPTLPPGIKVNTSPTNYRPIRQMQLVRFDGTSWVRFGEVITGGGN; from the coding sequence ATGGCAGCAAAAACATCATTGTTGGCAACGGTGCTTTTTGCACTCACGGCCGCAGCCCCAGCCCTCGCGAGCGATACGCCGGGCGTGACGGCGACCGAAATCAAGATCGGCAACACCATGCCGTACAGCGGGCCCGCCTCGGCCTATAGCGTCATCGGCAGGGCCGAGGCCGCGTTCTTTAAGATGGTAAACGACCAGGGCGGCGTTGCCGGTCGCAAGATCAATTTTATCTCGCTCGATGACGGCTACAGCCCGCCGAAGACCGTGGAGCAGGTACGCCGGCTGGTTGAGGAGGACCAGGTCGCGTTGCTGTTCAACACGCTGGGCACCCCGACCAATTCAGCGATTTATCGGTACGTCAACCAGAAGAAGGTGCCGCACCTGTTCATCTCGAGCGGCGCGGACAAATGGGGCGATTATCAGCACTTCCCGTGGACGATGGGCTTCCAGCCGAGCTTTCGGGTTGAAGCGCGGATCTACGCCAAATACGTTCTGAGAGAGAAGCCGGACGCCAAAATCGCCATCCTCTACCAGAACGATGATCTCGGTAAGGACTACGTTGCCGGGACGAAAGACGTGCTGGGCGATAAGTTCGACCCGAGGGTGGTCACGGCGAGCTATGAGGTCACCGACCCCACCGTCGACAGCCAGCTTACCAGCCTGCAAGCCTCCGGCGCGGACGTGCTGCTGGTGGCGGCGACCCCGAAGTTTGCCGCCCAGGCGATCCGCAAGGTGCATGACCTCGACTGGAAGCCATTGTTCTTCCTGTCCAACGTGTCGGCCTCAGTCGGCGCGGTAATAAAACCGGCCGGACCGGAGAACGCCATCGGCATCATCACCGCCGGCTACCTGAAGTCTCCGACCGATCCCGCCTGGAAGGACGACGCCGGCATGAACGAGTGGCGCGACTTCATGGCCAGGTACATGCCCGGCGCCGACACCAGCGACGACGGCTATACGTTCGCTTACACCGTCAGCATGGCCATGCTGCAGGTTTTGAAGCAGTGCGAGGGTAACTTCACACGCGAGAACGTCATGAACCAGGCCGCCAACCTGCACGACCTGGAGCTTCCGACGCTGCCGCCGGGCATCAAAGTGAACACCAGCCCGACCAACTACCGCCCGATCCGGCAGATGCAACTCGTGAGATTCGACGGCACCAGCTGGGTGCGCTTCGGCGAGGTGATCACCGGCGGCGGCAATTGA
- a CDS encoding branched-chain amino acid aminotransferase, which translates to MSNHGGPTWLIERSLTPLAAAERERLLQNPAFGRVFTDHMATIRYTEGRGWHEAKIAPRGDFTLHPATLAFHYAQEIFEGLKAYRLADGGAALFRPGANARRFHHSAHRLAMAPLPDELFLESVRALVRVDRDWIPEAEGAALYLRPFMLAIEALLAVKPSIDYLYCVVASPVGSYFSPGASAVTLWVSEYYTRAAPGGTGDAKCGGNYAASLAAQAEAVREGCDQVVFLDAVERRWVEELGGMNVFFVFDDGSLQTPPLTGTILPGVTRDSLIVLARGLGLTVREAPYAIDAWQADAASGRLREAFACGTAAVVTPIGKVKGRKHHFTIGDGGAGVVTGRLKAALLDIQQGRAPDPHGWLDRLF; encoded by the coding sequence ATGAGTAACCATGGCGGACCGACCTGGTTGATCGAAAGAAGTTTGACCCCGCTTGCAGCTGCCGAGCGCGAGCGTCTGCTCCAGAACCCAGCCTTCGGCAGGGTGTTCACCGACCACATGGCGACGATCCGCTACACGGAAGGACGCGGCTGGCATGAAGCGAAGATAGCGCCTCGCGGAGACTTCACGCTGCATCCTGCGACGCTGGCGTTTCATTACGCGCAGGAGATCTTTGAAGGCTTGAAAGCCTATCGGCTTGCCGATGGCGGCGCTGCGCTGTTTCGCCCCGGCGCCAATGCCCGCCGTTTCCACCACTCCGCCCATCGACTCGCGATGGCTCCCCTGCCCGATGAGTTGTTCCTTGAATCCGTGCGCGCACTCGTCCGCGTGGACCGGGATTGGATCCCCGAGGCCGAAGGTGCAGCCCTCTATCTTCGGCCGTTCATGCTCGCAATCGAGGCGCTTCTCGCCGTGAAGCCGTCGATTGACTACCTTTACTGCGTCGTGGCATCGCCGGTCGGCTCTTACTTCAGCCCGGGCGCGTCCGCCGTGACGCTCTGGGTTTCCGAGTATTACACGCGGGCCGCGCCCGGGGGCACCGGCGATGCCAAATGCGGCGGCAACTATGCCGCCAGCCTGGCCGCTCAAGCCGAAGCGGTTCGAGAAGGCTGTGATCAGGTGGTATTCCTCGATGCGGTGGAGCGACGCTGGGTCGAAGAACTCGGCGGCATGAATGTGTTCTTCGTCTTTGACGATGGCTCCCTGCAAACCCCACCCCTGACCGGCACGATCCTGCCCGGAGTCACCCGCGATTCCCTGATCGTTCTGGCTCGCGGCCTCGGGCTCACCGTGCGTGAAGCGCCTTACGCGATCGATGCGTGGCAAGCCGATGCGGCCAGTGGGCGCCTGCGCGAAGCGTTTGCCTGCGGCACCGCCGCGGTGGTGACGCCGATCGGCAAAGTAAAGGGGCGGAAGCATCATTTCACGATTGGAGACGGTGGGGCCGGCGTGGTGACAGGCCGCCTGAAAGCTGCGTTACTGGACATCCAACAGGGTCGCGCACCGGACCCCCACGGCTGGCTGGACCGGCTGTTCTGA